A genomic window from Cloacibacillus evryensis DSM 19522 includes:
- a CDS encoding undecaprenyl-diphosphate phosphatase has translation MNIDVIILGFVQGFTEFLPVSSSGHLALAKIFLGIELPPLNYDLVLHVSTTLATILFFCTDIFTFLAQWCAGFTNAEARKKTGWHIGWAVIVGTIITGVIGFALKNFAEEASLNSLMVGIGLVVTGILLVASRWIREGYGRVALMDGVYVGIAQGLAVMPGISRSGMTIMAGLAAGLSKESAFRFSFLLSIPAIIGATLIQALEIGGWHNFASTLPPGWFFGAVCAFASGLLSLFILKKLVIASKWWFFGIYCLIAGLSAIGVTYLGAW, from the coding sequence ATGAATATTGATGTGATAATTCTCGGTTTCGTACAGGGCTTTACAGAATTTCTGCCGGTCAGCAGCTCCGGTCATCTGGCGCTTGCCAAGATATTTCTGGGGATAGAGCTGCCGCCGCTCAACTATGACCTGGTGCTGCACGTTTCGACGACGCTTGCCACGATATTGTTTTTCTGTACGGATATCTTCACGTTTCTCGCGCAGTGGTGCGCCGGATTCACAAACGCCGAAGCCAGAAAAAAAACCGGCTGGCACATAGGCTGGGCGGTGATCGTCGGTACGATCATAACGGGAGTGATCGGATTTGCGCTTAAGAACTTTGCGGAGGAGGCCTCGCTCAATTCTCTGATGGTCGGCATCGGGCTAGTCGTTACCGGCATTCTGCTCGTGGCTTCCCGCTGGATACGCGAGGGATACGGCAGGGTGGCGCTGATGGACGGCGTTTACGTGGGGATCGCGCAGGGGCTTGCGGTAATGCCAGGCATCTCGCGCTCCGGCATGACCATCATGGCGGGGCTCGCCGCCGGGCTTTCAAAGGAATCGGCCTTCCGCTTCTCCTTCCTTCTGTCGATCCCGGCGATAATCGGCGCCACGCTCATACAGGCGCTTGAGATCGGCGGATGGCATAATTTTGCTTCAACGCTGCCCCCAGGATGGTTTTTCGGCGCGGTCTGCGCCTTCGCCAGCGGCCTGCTTTCGCTCTTTATCCTTAAAAAACTCGTGATCGCCTCAAAGTGGTGGTTTTTCGGCATATACTGTCTTATCGCGGGACTTTCCGCCATCGGCGTGACGTATCTGGGAGCGTGGTAA
- a CDS encoding Na/Pi cotransporter family protein: MSVSAVLQVLAGVGILIYGIIIMGDSLQIIAGDRLRKLIGSLTGTPIKGMLVGTLVTSILQSSSATTVMVVSFVDVGFMTLTQAIGVILGANIGTTVTGQLIAFDITNVAYLCALVGAAICILCHKKRRKQIGVGIIGFALLFIGMNMMQEPLTFLKDRPDLLTAFGSHPGLAFMAGLIITLIVQSSSATVGLTMAVAAQGVIPLQTAIVIILGDNIGTTITAVIASMGANRAAKQAAAAHVMIKILGTAAILMVLPMYTMLIELTATTISRQVANAHTIFNIIIAFMFLPFVSQYAKFIRRIIPDDKNAVATGTIYLNPVLITASRAAAVDAVRKEMIRLACLTLQMIDNCRRILIENNEKLVDDVGRTELNVNEMTHEIVRYSTETGQTGLSTDLSLLLNSCTNAVGDVERIGDHATNLVEMYQYLQDHKLSLSRMALEEGNEMFELVISALTKSIQALEDEDPALAKEVLALEERIDYMEKTLRAQHIARLNAGGCSPGAGVIFIDILSNLERVGDHANNLAMVVFDIERLHHSTKTAKV, encoded by the coding sequence ATGTCTGTAAGCGCTGTTCTTCAGGTATTAGCTGGTGTGGGAATTCTCATTTATGGCATCATCATTATGGGGGATTCCCTGCAGATAATCGCCGGAGACCGTCTCAGAAAGCTGATCGGATCACTTACCGGCACGCCGATCAAGGGCATGTTGGTGGGAACTTTGGTCACGTCCATTCTGCAAAGCAGCAGCGCCACTACAGTCATGGTAGTCAGTTTCGTCGACGTCGGTTTCATGACCCTGACGCAGGCGATCGGAGTCATACTCGGAGCGAATATCGGTACGACCGTCACGGGGCAGCTGATCGCTTTTGACATCACTAATGTCGCCTACCTCTGCGCCCTGGTGGGAGCCGCGATCTGCATCCTCTGTCACAAAAAGCGCCGCAAACAGATAGGCGTCGGAATAATCGGCTTCGCGCTCCTATTCATCGGGATGAATATGATGCAGGAGCCGCTTACTTTTTTGAAGGATCGCCCCGACCTTCTGACGGCCTTTGGCAGCCATCCTGGGCTTGCTTTCATGGCCGGACTCATAATCACGCTGATCGTGCAGTCGAGTTCGGCCACAGTCGGCCTGACGATGGCGGTCGCGGCCCAGGGGGTCATTCCGCTGCAAACGGCGATCGTGATCATCCTCGGGGACAATATCGGCACGACGATAACGGCGGTCATCGCCTCCATGGGAGCCAATCGCGCGGCGAAACAGGCGGCGGCGGCGCATGTCATGATAAAGATATTGGGGACGGCGGCCATTCTGATGGTTCTGCCGATGTATACGATGCTCATCGAGCTGACGGCTACGACCATCTCGCGCCAGGTGGCGAACGCGCATACTATATTCAACATCATTATCGCCTTTATGTTTCTGCCCTTCGTTTCGCAATATGCTAAGTTCATCCGCAGAATCATCCCGGACGACAAGAACGCGGTTGCTACCGGGACCATCTACCTCAATCCCGTGCTGATCACGGCCTCCCGCGCCGCCGCGGTCGACGCGGTCCGCAAGGAGATGATACGCCTCGCCTGCCTGACGCTGCAGATGATCGATAATTGCCGCCGGATACTTATTGAGAACAACGAAAAACTTGTCGACGACGTCGGACGTACGGAACTCAATGTCAACGAGATGACCCACGAGATAGTCCGTTACTCGACGGAGACGGGGCAGACCGGTCTTTCGACGGACCTTTCCCTGCTGCTTAACTCATGCACGAACGCCGTGGGAGATGTGGAGAGGATCGGAGACCACGCGACGAACCTTGTGGAGATGTATCAGTATCTTCAGGACCATAAACTTTCATTGTCGCGGATGGCGCTCGAAGAGGGCAACGAGATGTTCGAACTGGTCATCTCAGCGCTGACGAAGAGCATCCAGGCCCTCGAGGATGAAGATCCCGCGCTTGCGAAAGAGGTCCTGGCGCTTGAGGAACGCATAGACTACATGGAAAAGACCCTGCGCGCCCAGCACATAGCGCGGCTCAACGCCGGCGGCTGCAGCCCGGGAGCTGGTGTAATATTTATAGATATATTAAGCAATCTTGAACGCGTGGGCGACCACGCCAACAACCTTGCGATGGTGGTCTTCGATATAGAGAGGCTTCACCATAGCACAAAAACAGCAAAAGTGTGA
- a CDS encoding ribonuclease J, protein MADPEKKKGNTRKRRVKNADLFVCPLGGMGEIGKNLTVFGYGDDYIIVDCGLKFPEEDMLGIDFVIPDVEFLMENKSKIRGIFITHGHEDHIGALPFVLPRIDVPVYCSRLAGGLIENKMLDAKTGYVPEFHYIYPGDRIKAGCFEVEFIQMCHSIPDANALAIYTPAGVVVHTGDFKFDPTPIDGNRSDYSALARLGDEGVLLLMSDSTNVEKPGATPSEKMIGQTFERLFRLYKDRRIVVATFASNLNRSRMIIATAARFNRKVVLVGRSMIANVELAEKLGYLDIPEGIIISPQEADHLPDNRVVVLTTGSQGEPFSGLVLMSRGAHRQVRLGSKDLVIISATPIPGNEKLVSQTVNRLFGCGAEVIYERDEKIHVSGHASRDELMLMMSLTRPKFFVPCHGEYRHLVRHAQLAKEMGVAAKNIFILQNGDLLKFSGSARAEITGHVQAGPVLIDGVVLGEFEGSILRERREMAENGLVVVSVSLDKNMRPAAPVQIQTRGSVYSADDGSTFRELEGAVLSAVTQFARIPGAKRETLPTEIRKRIREVFARSSRNYPTIIPLVSYI, encoded by the coding sequence ATGGCTGATCCCGAAAAGAAGAAGGGTAATACACGTAAACGCAGGGTCAAAAATGCCGACCTTTTTGTCTGTCCGCTTGGAGGAATGGGCGAGATCGGCAAGAATCTGACGGTATTCGGCTATGGCGACGATTACATCATAGTTGACTGCGGGCTTAAATTTCCGGAGGAGGATATGCTCGGAATAGATTTTGTGATTCCGGATGTAGAATTTCTCATGGAGAACAAATCAAAAATAAGGGGTATCTTCATCACCCACGGACACGAGGACCACATAGGCGCGCTGCCGTTCGTACTGCCGCGCATCGACGTTCCCGTATATTGTTCCAGGCTTGCCGGCGGCCTCATAGAGAACAAGATGCTCGACGCGAAGACCGGCTACGTCCCGGAATTTCATTACATCTATCCGGGCGACAGGATCAAGGCCGGCTGCTTTGAGGTGGAGTTCATCCAGATGTGCCACTCGATACCGGATGCCAACGCCCTGGCGATCTACACGCCGGCCGGCGTGGTCGTCCATACCGGCGACTTTAAGTTCGACCCCACGCCGATAGACGGCAACCGTTCGGACTACAGCGCCCTTGCGCGCCTTGGCGACGAAGGAGTGCTTCTCCTGATGTCCGATTCCACGAACGTTGAAAAACCGGGAGCCACGCCCTCGGAGAAGATGATAGGACAGACCTTCGAGCGCCTATTCCGCCTCTATAAGGACAGGCGCATCGTCGTGGCGACCTTCGCGAGCAACCTCAACAGGTCCCGCATGATAATCGCGACCGCCGCGCGCTTCAACCGCAAGGTGGTGCTGGTAGGACGCAGCATGATCGCGAACGTGGAGCTAGCCGAGAAGCTGGGCTACCTCGACATACCGGAGGGCATCATTATTTCTCCCCAGGAGGCCGACCATCTTCCCGACAACCGCGTCGTCGTCCTGACGACGGGGAGCCAGGGAGAGCCGTTCTCAGGACTTGTGCTGATGAGCCGCGGAGCGCACCGCCAGGTGAGGCTTGGGTCCAAAGACCTTGTGATCATCTCCGCTACGCCGATCCCCGGCAATGAAAAACTGGTCAGCCAGACGGTCAACCGCCTCTTTGGCTGCGGCGCGGAGGTCATCTACGAGCGCGACGAGAAGATACACGTCTCGGGACACGCCTCCCGTGACGAGCTCATGCTGATGATGAGCCTTACGCGGCCGAAATTTTTTGTCCCCTGCCACGGGGAATACCGCCATCTGGTGCGCCACGCGCAGCTCGCGAAGGAGATGGGCGTGGCCGCGAAGAATATTTTTATCCTTCAGAACGGAGACCTTCTCAAATTCAGCGGCTCCGCGAGGGCGGAGATAACCGGCCATGTGCAGGCGGGCCCCGTGCTCATTGACGGCGTGGTCTTAGGTGAGTTTGAGGGCAGCATTCTGCGCGAGCGCCGGGAGATGGCGGAGAACGGCCTCGTCGTCGTGTCGGTGTCGTTGGATAAAAATATGCGTCCGGCGGCTCCGGTCCAGATACAGACGAGAGGAAGCGTCTATTCCGCGGATGACGGCAGCACCTTCCGCGAGCTTGAGGGCGCGGTGCTGAGCGCAGTGACGCAGTTCGCGCGCATACCGGGGGCTAAGAGAGAGACGCTGCCGACCGAGATACGAAAGAGGATCCGCGAGGTATTTGCGAGGAGTTCCCGCAATTATCCCACCATCATTCCTCTGGTCTCATATATATAG
- the xdh gene encoding selenium-dependent xanthine dehydrogenase: protein MEELYSFTVNGRVYETAQDKPLLRFLRDDLGLRSVKDGCSEGACGTCTIIVDGKATRSCIMSTKRAAGKTIITVEGLSEREKEAFVYAFGAMGSVQCGFCTPGMVMAGKALIDRSPAPTEAEIKQAVRGNICRCTGYKKIIEGIDLAAAILRGDAVIEEALEDGRSFGVGERAFRIDVREKVLGYGEYVDDVVMEGMVHASAVRSRYPRARVLDIDASEALALPGVLAVLTAEDVPNNKVGHIQQDWDVMIAKGCVTRCVGDAVCLVVAESEAVLAEAKKLVKIDYEELEPVRGIREAMAAGAPPVHEKGNLCQSRHVTRGDAKKALAESKYVVTQSYSTPFTEHAFLEPECALAFPYKDGVKVYTSDQGVYDTRKEISIMLGWEPERIVVENKLVGGGFGGKEDVSAQHIAVLAALAVGRPVKVKFSRSESIAFHPKRHAMEGTFTLGCDENGIFTGLDCEIYFDTGAYASLCGPVLERACTHSVGPYCYQNTDIRGFGYYTNNPPAGAFRGFGVCQSEFALECTINLLAEKAGLSPWEIRYRNAIEPGKVLPNGQIADRSTALKETLEAVREAYEKNAGHAGIACAMKNAGVGVGLPDKGRAKLAVRGGVVEIYAAASDIGQGCATVFVQMVAEATGLGRAEIRNLGSNSEVAPDSGTTSGSRQTLITGEAVRMASAELREAMREAGGDLSKLEGREFFAEYFEPTDPLGSQKPYPKSHVAYGFATHVVVLGDDGRVKEVYAAHDSGKVVNPIAIQGQIEGGVLMGLGYALTENFDLKDCVPQNKYGTLGLMRADQIPDIKAIYVEKEELLDVAYGAKGIGEISTIPTAPAVAGAYYAVDRIFRTKLPLEETPYSRRKK from the coding sequence ATGGAAGAGTTATACAGTTTTACTGTGAACGGCAGAGTCTATGAGACCGCGCAGGATAAGCCGCTGCTGCGCTTTTTGCGCGACGATCTCGGGCTGCGTTCCGTAAAGGACGGCTGCAGCGAGGGCGCCTGCGGTACCTGCACGATCATCGTGGACGGCAAGGCGACGCGTTCCTGTATAATGTCGACGAAAAGGGCGGCCGGCAAGACTATAATCACCGTCGAGGGGCTCAGCGAGAGGGAAAAAGAGGCATTCGTCTATGCCTTCGGCGCGATGGGTTCCGTCCAGTGCGGCTTCTGCACACCGGGGATGGTGATGGCAGGCAAAGCTCTGATAGACCGGAGCCCGGCTCCTACGGAGGCGGAGATAAAACAGGCCGTCCGCGGCAATATCTGCCGCTGTACCGGTTATAAAAAAATCATCGAGGGAATAGATCTCGCCGCGGCGATACTGCGCGGCGACGCCGTGATAGAAGAGGCGCTTGAGGACGGTCGTTCCTTCGGCGTAGGCGAACGGGCCTTCCGCATAGACGTGCGCGAAAAGGTGCTCGGCTACGGAGAATATGTGGACGACGTCGTAATGGAGGGCATGGTCCACGCCTCGGCCGTTCGCTCAAGATATCCGCGCGCGCGCGTGCTTGATATAGACGCTTCGGAGGCGCTGGCGCTTCCCGGCGTGCTCGCCGTGCTCACGGCCGAGGACGTCCCCAACAATAAAGTAGGCCACATCCAGCAGGACTGGGACGTGATGATCGCCAAAGGGTGCGTTACCCGATGCGTCGGCGACGCTGTTTGCCTCGTAGTCGCGGAGAGCGAAGCAGTTCTCGCGGAGGCGAAAAAACTCGTTAAGATCGATTATGAAGAGCTTGAACCGGTGCGCGGCATCCGCGAAGCGATGGCCGCGGGCGCGCCGCCAGTCCATGAAAAGGGCAACCTTTGCCAGTCGCGCCACGTTACGCGCGGCGACGCGAAAAAGGCGCTGGCCGAATCGAAGTATGTCGTCACGCAAAGCTACAGCACGCCGTTCACCGAACATGCCTTTCTCGAACCGGAGTGCGCCCTCGCCTTTCCATACAAGGACGGCGTCAAGGTCTACACCTCGGATCAGGGAGTCTATGACACGCGCAAGGAGATCTCGATCATGCTCGGCTGGGAGCCGGAGCGGATCGTGGTGGAAAATAAACTGGTCGGCGGCGGTTTCGGGGGTAAGGAGGACGTCTCCGCGCAGCACATCGCCGTGCTGGCGGCGCTCGCCGTCGGCAGGCCGGTGAAGGTGAAATTTTCCCGCAGCGAGTCGATAGCCTTTCACCCGAAGCGCCACGCGATGGAGGGCACCTTCACGCTTGGCTGTGACGAAAACGGCATCTTCACGGGACTTGATTGTGAAATATACTTTGACACGGGTGCCTACGCCTCGCTCTGCGGCCCGGTGCTTGAACGGGCCTGCACCCATTCGGTTGGCCCTTACTGTTACCAGAATACCGATATCCGCGGCTTCGGATACTATACGAACAACCCGCCGGCGGGAGCCTTCCGCGGTTTTGGCGTCTGCCAGAGCGAATTTGCCCTGGAGTGCACGATAAACCTGCTCGCGGAAAAGGCCGGCCTTTCCCCATGGGAGATACGCTACCGCAACGCGATCGAGCCGGGAAAGGTGCTTCCCAACGGGCAGATAGCGGACCGTTCTACCGCCCTTAAGGAGACGCTTGAGGCGGTGCGGGAGGCTTATGAAAAGAACGCCGGACACGCCGGCATCGCCTGCGCGATGAAAAACGCCGGCGTCGGCGTCGGCCTCCCCGACAAGGGGCGCGCAAAGCTCGCAGTTCGCGGCGGCGTCGTCGAGATCTACGCGGCGGCATCGGATATCGGGCAGGGCTGCGCGACGGTATTCGTCCAGATGGTGGCGGAGGCGACCGGCCTGGGACGGGCGGAGATAAGGAACCTCGGCAGCAATTCCGAGGTCGCGCCGGACTCGGGGACGACCTCGGGCTCGCGCCAGACGCTGATCACCGGAGAAGCTGTGCGCATGGCGTCGGCTGAGCTGCGTGAGGCGATGCGCGAGGCCGGAGGAGACCTCTCAAAGCTTGAGGGCCGTGAATTCTTTGCGGAATATTTCGAGCCTACGGACCCGCTGGGCTCGCAAAAACCATATCCGAAGAGCCACGTTGCCTACGGCTTCGCGACCCATGTCGTCGTCCTCGGTGACGACGGCCGCGTGAAGGAGGTCTACGCGGCGCACGATTCGGGGAAAGTCGTCAACCCAATCGCGATACAGGGGCAGATAGAGGGCGGCGTATTGATGGGGCTCGGTTACGCGCTGACGGAAAATTTTGACCTGAAAGACTGTGTGCCGCAAAATAAATACGGCACGCTGGGACTCATGCGCGCCGATCAGATACCGGATATAAAGGCGATCTACGTCGAGAAGGAAGAGCTGCTCGACGTCGCCTACGGGGCGAAGGGCATCGGTGAGATCAGCACCATCCCGACCGCGCCGGCCGTGGCTGGCGCATATTATGCCGTGGACCGCATATTCCGCACGAAGCTGCCGCTGGAAGAAACTCCCTACAGCAGGAGGAAAAAATAA
- the ygfK gene encoding putative selenate reductase subunit YgfK gives MSDRMTPIPFGTLMNWILADMKDDKGIFGVRFPYRAKGAALDFLDEKIETPFGPAAGPHTQLTQNIVAAYFAGSRFFELKTVQTLDGEDLPVSKPCIDARDECYNVEWSTELRVPQALDEYVKAWYILKLISREFSLGAPDGFMFNMSVGYDLEGIRSEKIDSFIEGLKDAGETDVWKECESWTLANLKNFKNIDEGYVKAISPRVCGSITLSTLHGCPPQEIERIASYLLDEKRLNTFIKCNPTLLGYEYARAKMDALGFSYMRFDDHHFLDDLQYADAVPMIERLSSKAAANGLRFGVKLTNTFPVDNPNDVMDGDEMYMSGRALFPLTLETARRFSNDFGGKLRISWSGGADAENISLLYGAGIWPVTIATTLLKPGGYQRMKQLADEYDSRGCAPFGGVDNEKIKKLSELASLSPKYRKPAKAAPDRKIKRPVPLTDCFIAPCEEGCPIRQNVPEYVRLAGAGRFKEALSVILDKNPLPFITGTICSHRCMNGCTRGFYDESVEIRAVKLLCAEKGIAEAMKELPRPKARSEAKAAVIGAGPAGMAAAFFLGRSGIKATVFEKSDRFGGVVSRIIPDFRIGAEAVNKDLDIVSAYGAEFVANAPRYSVAELKKAGYKYVVLANGAWKHGKLELDEGETTDVFDFLERFKNGECGELGEYVAVIGGGNTAMDAARAAKRVPGVQRVSLIYRRTKAYMPADLEELELALKDGVVFRELLAPKAFRDGALFCARMRLGEPDASGRRRPVETAETVEIPADTVITAVGEDVESEFFIGNGLAVDDRGRAVCGEDTSASAANVYVIGDARRGPATVVEAIADARAAADAITRAEGLAPYDAAAADSGSAESACAKKGLLAAPGEPKDEAKRCLECSVICENCADVCPNRANVVVDDAAGRPQIIHVDLMCNECGNCETFCPWNSAPYKDKFTYFAGERDFADSENSGYAAVEGGYLVRLDGTEYRGGKEYLAEKLPAEVISLIAAAEEHLPLAQAEGNSRVR, from the coding sequence ATGAGCGACCGAATGACTCCCATTCCCTTTGGGACATTGATGAATTGGATCCTTGCGGATATGAAAGACGATAAGGGTATCTTTGGCGTGCGTTTTCCGTACAGGGCTAAAGGGGCGGCGTTGGACTTTCTTGATGAGAAGATCGAAACGCCCTTCGGTCCGGCGGCGGGGCCGCACACGCAGCTGACCCAAAATATCGTCGCCGCCTATTTCGCGGGTTCGCGTTTTTTTGAGCTGAAGACGGTACAGACGCTTGACGGCGAGGACCTGCCGGTCTCCAAGCCGTGCATCGACGCGCGCGACGAGTGTTACAACGTCGAGTGGTCCACCGAGCTTCGCGTGCCGCAGGCGCTGGACGAATATGTCAAAGCCTGGTACATCTTGAAGCTGATCTCCCGGGAGTTCTCCCTCGGCGCGCCGGACGGATTCATGTTCAATATGAGCGTCGGCTATGATCTCGAAGGCATCCGATCCGAAAAGATCGACTCCTTTATTGAAGGGCTGAAGGATGCCGGCGAAACGGATGTCTGGAAAGAGTGCGAAAGCTGGACGCTCGCGAATCTGAAAAACTTCAAGAACATCGACGAAGGCTACGTCAAAGCCATCTCTCCCAGAGTCTGCGGCTCGATAACCCTCTCTACGCTCCACGGCTGTCCGCCGCAGGAGATCGAACGCATCGCCTCGTATCTTCTTGACGAGAAGAGGCTCAATACCTTTATTAAGTGCAATCCGACGCTTCTCGGATACGAATACGCCCGCGCGAAGATGGATGCACTGGGCTTCTCTTACATGCGATTCGACGACCACCACTTCCTTGACGATCTGCAGTACGCCGACGCCGTGCCGATGATAGAACGCCTCTCGTCAAAAGCGGCGGCCAACGGCCTAAGGTTCGGCGTAAAGCTGACTAACACCTTCCCGGTAGATAATCCCAACGACGTGATGGACGGCGATGAGATGTACATGTCAGGACGCGCGCTCTTCCCGCTGACACTTGAGACGGCGCGGCGTTTTTCGAACGACTTTGGCGGAAAGCTGCGCATCTCGTGGTCTGGCGGCGCTGATGCGGAAAATATTTCCTTGCTCTACGGCGCCGGCATTTGGCCGGTCACGATCGCCACCACTCTGTTGAAGCCAGGCGGTTATCAGAGGATGAAACAGCTTGCCGACGAGTATGACTCTCGCGGATGCGCGCCGTTTGGCGGCGTTGACAACGAAAAGATCAAAAAACTTTCGGAGCTGGCGTCGCTCTCCCCCAAATATAGAAAGCCTGCGAAGGCCGCTCCTGACAGAAAGATAAAGAGGCCCGTCCCCCTGACGGACTGCTTCATCGCCCCCTGTGAGGAGGGCTGCCCGATTAGGCAAAATGTGCCGGAGTATGTCAGGCTCGCGGGGGCGGGGCGATTTAAAGAGGCGCTCTCCGTCATACTTGATAAGAACCCGCTGCCGTTTATCACCGGCACGATATGCAGCCACCGCTGCATGAACGGCTGCACGCGCGGCTTCTACGACGAGTCGGTGGAGATACGCGCCGTCAAGCTCCTCTGCGCGGAAAAGGGGATCGCCGAAGCGATGAAAGAGCTCCCGCGTCCCAAAGCGCGGAGCGAAGCGAAGGCCGCGGTAATAGGCGCGGGCCCGGCCGGCATGGCGGCGGCGTTTTTTCTTGGCCGCAGCGGGATAAAGGCGACGGTCTTTGAGAAGAGCGACCGCTTTGGCGGCGTAGTCAGCCGCATCATCCCGGATTTCCGGATCGGCGCCGAGGCGGTAAACAAGGACCTTGATATCGTTTCGGCCTACGGGGCCGAATTTGTCGCCAACGCTCCGCGGTACAGCGTCGCCGAACTTAAAAAGGCCGGATATAAATATGTGGTGCTTGCCAACGGCGCCTGGAAGCATGGAAAACTCGAGCTTGACGAAGGTGAGACGACCGACGTCTTCGACTTTCTTGAAAGATTTAAAAACGGCGAGTGCGGCGAGCTGGGAGAGTATGTGGCGGTCATCGGCGGCGGCAACACGGCGATGGACGCCGCGCGCGCCGCGAAACGGGTCCCCGGGGTCCAGCGTGTCAGCCTCATCTACCGGCGGACAAAGGCCTATATGCCCGCGGACCTTGAAGAGCTTGAACTGGCGCTGAAAGATGGCGTCGTATTCCGCGAGCTGCTCGCGCCGAAGGCCTTCCGCGACGGGGCGCTCTTCTGCGCGCGCATGAGGTTGGGAGAGCCGGACGCCTCCGGACGCCGCCGTCCCGTCGAGACGGCGGAGACCGTCGAGATACCGGCGGACACGGTGATCACGGCGGTCGGCGAGGACGTGGAGAGTGAATTCTTCATCGGCAACGGTCTTGCCGTCGACGACAGAGGGCGTGCGGTCTGCGGAGAGGATACGTCCGCGAGCGCAGCCAACGTCTATGTCATCGGCGACGCGCGCCGCGGCCCGGCGACGGTGGTCGAGGCGATCGCCGACGCGAGGGCGGCCGCCGACGCGATAACGCGCGCGGAGGGGCTTGCCCCTTATGACGCGGCCGCGGCCGACAGCGGCAGCGCCGAATCGGCCTGTGCCAAGAAGGGGCTGCTTGCCGCTCCCGGCGAGCCAAAAGACGAGGCGAAACGCTGCCTCGAATGTTCCGTCATTTGCGAAAACTGCGCCGACGTATGCCCGAACCGCGCCAACGTCGTGGTGGACGACGCGGCTGGGCGTCCGCAGATCATACACGTCGACCTTATGTGCAACGAGTGCGGCAACTGCGAGACCTTCTGTCCCTGGAACAGCGCCCCGTATAAAGATAAATTCACCTACTTCGCCGGCGAGCGGGACTTTGCCGACAGTGAAAACTCCGGCTACGCGGCGGTGGAGGGCGGTTATCTGGTGCGGCTGGACGGAACGGAATACAGGGGCGGCAAAGAGTATCTTGCGGAAAAGCTTCCCGCCGAGGTGATCTCGCTCATTGCGGCGGCGGAGGAACATCTGCCTCTTGCCCAGGCGGAAGGAAACTCCCGCGTAAGGTAA
- a CDS encoding helix-turn-helix transcriptional regulator gives MQDTSAVDFMKRLAKGLAAQFGEDCEIVIHDLESENRDNTIVAIENGHVTHREVGGGPSHIVLEALKTPAEKLEDHYDYLTKTSDGRLIKSSSIYIRDDGGKPVGIFCINYDITKFAMAESTMKNFLHVAPQSEEPERIPQNVNELLDELIDNAVRHVGKPVPMMKKADKIKAVQYLKNNGAFQILKSGDRVCKLFKISKFTLYNYIDSMEPES, from the coding sequence ATGCAGGATACGTCAGCTGTAGACTTCATGAAACGACTCGCAAAAGGACTCGCCGCGCAGTTCGGCGAAGATTGTGAGATAGTCATACATGACCTCGAGTCCGAAAACAGAGACAACACGATCGTCGCCATCGAGAACGGACACGTTACCCACCGCGAAGTGGGCGGCGGCCCGTCGCATATCGTTCTTGAAGCCCTCAAAACCCCGGCCGAGAAGCTTGAGGACCATTACGATTATCTTACAAAAACTTCCGACGGACGCCTGATAAAATCTTCTTCCATATATATAAGGGACGATGGAGGGAAGCCGGTCGGCATCTTCTGCATAAACTACGACATCACCAAGTTCGCGATGGCGGAATCGACGATGAAGAATTTTCTGCATGTCGCGCCGCAAAGCGAGGAACCGGAGCGCATCCCGCAGAACGTGAACGAGCTGCTCGACGAACTGATCGACAACGCCGTGCGGCACGTCGGAAAACCGGTGCCGATGATGAAAAAGGCCGATAAGATAAAGGCTGTCCAATATCTGAAAAACAACGGAGCCTTTCAAATACTCAAATCGGGCGACCGCGTCTGCAAGCTGTTTAAGATCTCAAAGTTCACGCTTTACAACTATATAGATTCCATGGAACCGGAAAGTTAA